A single genomic interval of Pseudoroseomonas cervicalis harbors:
- a CDS encoding iron-containing alcohol dehydrogenase produces the protein MTDLASPLQIARPPLLELGGGLAPKLGQWARARGVTRSLVIADAFNAGRVALLDLPGEVQVFGEVKPEPDVPNLEKAIAMAEAVRPELVVGFGGGSAMDLAKLVAVLPGSGQSIQDVAGPDKVAGRKALLAQVPTTAGTGSEGGTRALVTDPATRNKIAVQSPHMLADIALLDPDLTLTVPPAVTAATGVDAMAHCVEAFTSRKAHPVIDLYALEGIRLVGRFLARAVADGSDREARAGLALASLYGGFCLGPVNTTAGHAVAYPLGTRHNIPHGLACAVIFPHTLAFNAPVMAEKTALVLDALGLPASSEESTVREATHRFCAQLGIEMRLGALGVPRDDLPAIAAEAHAIRRLLDNNPRDLSQAQILAMYEAAY, from the coding sequence ATGACCGACCTCGCCAGCCCCCTGCAGATCGCCCGCCCGCCCCTGCTCGAGCTGGGCGGCGGCCTGGCGCCGAAGCTGGGCCAATGGGCCCGCGCCCGCGGCGTCACCCGCAGCCTCGTCATCGCCGATGCCTTCAATGCCGGGCGGGTGGCGCTGCTCGACCTGCCGGGCGAGGTGCAGGTCTTCGGCGAGGTGAAGCCCGAGCCGGATGTGCCGAATCTGGAAAAGGCCATCGCCATGGCCGAGGCGGTGCGGCCCGAGCTGGTGGTGGGCTTCGGCGGCGGCAGCGCCATGGATCTGGCCAAGCTGGTGGCGGTGCTGCCCGGCAGCGGCCAGTCCATCCAGGACGTGGCCGGCCCCGACAAGGTCGCCGGCCGCAAGGCGCTGCTGGCCCAGGTGCCGACCACCGCCGGCACCGGCAGCGAGGGCGGCACCCGCGCTTTGGTGACCGATCCGGCGACGCGCAACAAGATCGCGGTGCAGAGCCCGCATATGCTGGCCGACATCGCCCTGCTGGACCCGGATCTGACGCTGACCGTGCCGCCGGCGGTGACGGCAGCGACCGGCGTCGACGCCATGGCGCATTGCGTCGAGGCCTTCACCAGCCGCAAGGCGCATCCGGTGATCGATCTCTACGCGCTGGAGGGCATCCGCCTGGTCGGCCGCTTCCTGGCCCGCGCCGTCGCCGATGGCAGCGACCGCGAGGCGCGCGCCGGCCTGGCCCTGGCCTCGCTCTATGGCGGCTTCTGCCTCGGCCCGGTGAACACCACGGCGGGCCATGCGGTGGCCTATCCGCTGGGTACCCGCCACAACATCCCGCACGGCCTGGCCTGCGCCGTGATCTTCCCGCACACCCTGGCTTTCAACGCCCCGGTGATGGCGGAGAAGACCGCGCTGGTGCTCGACGCGCTGGGCCTGCCCGCCAGCAGCGAGGAGAGCACGGTGCGCGAGGCGACGCACCGCTTCTGCGCGCAGCTCGGCATCGAGATGCGGCTGGGCGCGCTCGGCGTGCCGCGCGACGACCTGCCGGCCATAGCGGCGGAGGCGCATGCCATCCGCCGGCTGCTCGACAACAATCCGCGCGATCTCAGCCAGGCGCAGATCCTGGCGATGTACGAAGCCGCCTACTGA